A window of the Lactobacillus gasseri ATCC 33323 = JCM 1131 genome harbors these coding sequences:
- a CDS encoding glycosyltransferase family 2 protein, with product MENYHKSSLLAILIGILPLIFELSSNIWHGDNGFFIISAAYGLILLLLTLSIEIEDLDQWFAEKALSYLSVFLTLTAILNKIEILSFTEVGSLYRLAIIAYMGTLYFLDRHFNTKNLVLLFLNLNILAQLSIRSGTILILIVAVLTFIFYVIRVIVTFSEQLRPFLLCVYLIVLLVSLVWYTPEFTDFVFKNLSWNIEAISLLLEILGAIVYIKIKSHLNVNSHLILGTLLFLIINEGSLIITESNVINTSYLVLVLIIDLCIVNVFGNIELDRNKRKISVIIPAHNSAKTIVEALESIRNQTYRDWEIILINDGSSDETETIVKRYLENTPLPLKYHKQKQHNYLHAIKYGTKFVEGSIIFVLDADKVLFNRNVFYRAASTLYGEKCDGVFVGIRAMYQRLKDGKLHLIRPYYRNQISLVKTALGMGVNIYTNYAFWRREVFETSVRENYLVNGMPSWYDAQTNLGLRMVNGNFVGLKYRVVKKKKTADKQLNQDPLISLAAELRTLHHITSKIKIPFYRLQAAIYYVFNKCHIASLCPVIFEQGKTPLKEITPLIIENRFKNSKQPYLQTIVDFSTNYNSEKKIEVTIPKDLKVYHGADIEEFTQKFKQNKLAPFYGNLMKIISRGTSLYVANKQDQEKLAEILEFFTIRDYVKIVDK from the coding sequence GTGGAAAATTATCATAAAAGTAGTCTGCTAGCAATTTTAATTGGAATTCTACCGCTAATTTTTGAACTAAGTAGCAATATTTGGCATGGCGATAATGGCTTTTTTATAATTAGTGCGGCATATGGTTTAATCCTGCTTTTGTTAACTTTATCAATTGAAATTGAAGATTTAGATCAGTGGTTTGCAGAGAAGGCTTTGAGCTATTTATCAGTTTTTCTAACTTTGACAGCGATTTTGAACAAGATTGAAATTTTATCTTTTACTGAAGTAGGATCGCTATACCGTTTAGCTATAATTGCCTATATGGGAACCTTGTATTTCTTAGATAGGCATTTTAATACCAAAAATTTAGTCTTACTTTTTTTAAATTTAAATATTTTAGCTCAATTATCAATTAGGTCTGGAACAATCTTAATTTTAATTGTTGCTGTTTTAACTTTTATTTTCTATGTAATTAGAGTGATAGTTACTTTTAGCGAGCAATTAAGACCTTTCTTATTATGTGTTTATTTAATTGTTTTGCTCGTTTCGCTAGTTTGGTACACACCTGAGTTTACTGACTTTGTCTTTAAAAATCTTTCCTGGAATATTGAAGCAATTTCTTTATTATTAGAAATTCTTGGAGCAATTGTCTACATAAAAATTAAAAGTCATTTAAACGTAAACAGCCATTTAATTTTAGGGACTTTATTATTTTTAATCATTAATGAAGGTAGTTTGATTATTACTGAATCAAATGTAATTAATACTAGCTATTTAGTTTTAGTCTTGATAATAGATTTATGTATAGTTAACGTATTCGGTAACATTGAACTAGATAGAAATAAGCGAAAAATTTCAGTTATTATTCCAGCTCACAATAGTGCTAAGACAATTGTTGAGGCTTTAGAATCAATCAGGAATCAGACATACCGTGATTGGGAGATAATCTTAATTAATGATGGTTCAAGTGATGAAACGGAAACAATTGTTAAACGGTATTTAGAAAATACACCTTTACCGCTTAAGTATCATAAACAAAAGCAACATAATTATTTGCATGCGATTAAATATGGAACAAAATTTGTGGAAGGTTCAATAATTTTTGTTCTAGATGCTGATAAAGTCTTATTTAATCGGAATGTCTTTTATCGTGCAGCTAGTACACTTTACGGTGAAAAATGCGATGGAGTGTTTGTTGGAATTCGAGCAATGTATCAACGCTTAAAAGATGGTAAATTGCACTTAATTAGACCGTATTATCGTAATCAAATTAGCCTGGTAAAAACAGCGCTCGGCATGGGTGTAAATATTTATACTAATTATGCTTTTTGGCGCCGAGAAGTTTTTGAAACTAGTGTGCGAGAAAACTATTTAGTGAATGGGATGCCATCTTGGTATGATGCTCAAACTAATTTAGGCCTGAGAATGGTCAATGGTAATTTTGTAGGTTTAAAATATCGAGTTGTTAAAAAGAAAAAGACAGCAGATAAGCAATTGAATCAAGATCCGCTTATTAGTTTAGCAGCAGAATTACGCACTCTGCATCACATTACCAGTAAAATCAAAATTCCATTTTATCGTCTTCAAGCTGCTATTTATTATGTATTTAATAAGTGTCATATTGCTTCACTTTGTCCAGTAATTTTTGAGCAGGGCAAGACCCCATTGAAAGAAATTACTCCGTTAATTATTGAAAATAGATTTAAGAATAGCAAGCAACCTTACTTACAAACAATTGTAGATTTTAGTACTAATTATAATTCTGAAAAGAAAATAGAAGTCACAATTCCTAAAGATCTAAAAGTGTATCATGGCGCAGATATTGAAGAATTTACTCAAAAGTTCAAGCAAAATAAATTAGCGCCTTTTTATGGTAATTTAATGAAAATAATTAGTCGGGGAACCAGCCTTTACGTAGCGAACAAGCAAGATCAAGAAAAACTAGCTGAAATTTTAGAATTTTTTACGATTAGAGATTATGTAAAGATTGTGGATAAGTAG
- a CDS encoding glycosyltransferase, with amino-acid sequence MKVLHINAGLEKGGGLFHIVNLLTEANQEDADFELLTLADGPVAKAAKKAGIKTTILGAQSRYDLTVLKRLAKFINNGNFDIVHTHGARANLFVSMIKKQIKAKWIITVHSDPLKDFEGRGMVGNIFTKLNIMALKKADGIFAITQNFSDLLVEKVGIPKTKICVIYNGIFFHDNKELPKKYAHPYFNIINVGRTEKVKGQDLLLKAIKKIDDKNVRLHIAGDGSEFNNLRALARDLGISSQVTFHGFLNQKEISKLYQKMDLAVLTSYSESFPLVLLEASDNLVPIMSTDVGDIEKMIPSEKYGFVAKIGNLDDISEKLKQAISSSREDLEEMAKKEKLYLMRAFSMRNQLVAIENYYKFILGEK; translated from the coding sequence ATGAAAGTTTTACATATTAATGCCGGACTGGAAAAGGGCGGTGGCCTATTTCATATTGTTAATTTATTAACAGAAGCTAATCAAGAAGATGCTGATTTTGAACTGTTGACCTTAGCAGATGGTCCGGTGGCCAAAGCTGCTAAAAAAGCAGGCATTAAGACAACGATTCTAGGTGCCCAAAGTCGTTATGATTTAACTGTTTTAAAAAGACTCGCTAAATTCATTAATAATGGCAACTTTGATATCGTTCATACTCATGGTGCGCGAGCTAATTTATTTGTTTCGATGATTAAGAAGCAAATTAAGGCCAAGTGGATTATCACAGTTCACTCTGATCCTTTAAAAGATTTTGAAGGACGCGGAATGGTTGGAAATATTTTTACTAAGCTAAATATTATGGCCTTAAAAAAGGCTGATGGTATTTTTGCGATTACGCAGAATTTTTCTGACCTTTTAGTTGAAAAGGTAGGCATCCCGAAAACTAAAATTTGTGTAATCTATAATGGGATCTTTTTCCATGACAATAAAGAATTACCTAAAAAATATGCTCATCCTTATTTCAATATAATTAATGTTGGAAGGACGGAAAAAGTTAAGGGGCAAGATTTACTTTTAAAAGCTATTAAAAAGATTGATGATAAAAATGTTCGCTTACATATTGCTGGTGATGGAAGCGAATTTAATAATTTAAGAGCACTTGCCCGAGATTTAGGAATTAGTTCGCAGGTAACTTTTCATGGCTTTTTGAACCAGAAAGAGATTAGCAAACTATATCAAAAAATGGATCTGGCAGTTTTAACATCTTATTCAGAAAGTTTCCCTCTGGTACTACTTGAAGCTAGCGATAATCTAGTGCCAATTATGTCAACTGATGTAGGCGACATTGAAAAGATGATTCCTAGTGAAAAATACGGATTTGTTGCTAAAATTGGAAATTTAGATGATATCAGTGAAAAGCTAAAGCAAGCAATTTCAAGTAGTCGAGAAGATCTTGAAGAGATGGCAAAAAAAGAAAAGCTGTATTTGATGCGTGCTTTTTCAATGAGGAATCAGTTAGTGGCAATTGAAAATTATTACAAATTTATCTTGGGTGAAAAATAG
- a CDS encoding WecB/TagA/CpsF family glycosyltransferase, producing the protein MNKVSILGIEFDNYSLEEFKDRLINRLNNKVSTMVVTANPEIVMAANKDPKFMELIKRDADLVTADGIGIVLGGKMLKTPVKERVTGYDLFTWLLHVGNLRKLRVYLIGATPAVMKVTKEKIAKDYPGIELVGAEDGYFKDDLQTVANRIENAKPDMVFAAIGFPRQEELISLLRQAEVPAVMMGVGGSFDVFSGAVKRAPEVFQKTHLEWFYRLITNPTRFKRMLALPEFVVEVEKSKKQK; encoded by the coding sequence ATGAATAAAGTTAGTATTTTAGGAATAGAATTTGATAATTATTCGTTAGAAGAATTTAAAGATAGATTAATTAACCGCTTAAATAATAAGGTATCGACTATGGTGGTAACAGCTAATCCTGAAATTGTAATGGCTGCAAATAAAGATCCTAAATTTATGGAACTTATCAAAAGGGATGCTGATTTAGTTACAGCTGATGGAATTGGAATTGTTTTGGGCGGGAAAATGCTTAAAACCCCAGTCAAGGAACGTGTAACAGGCTATGATTTGTTTACTTGGCTTTTGCATGTGGGAAATTTAAGAAAACTTCGTGTCTATTTAATTGGTGCAACGCCTGCGGTAATGAAAGTTACTAAGGAAAAAATTGCTAAAGATTATCCTGGAATCGAATTAGTTGGAGCTGAAGATGGCTATTTTAAGGATGATCTCCAAACCGTTGCTAACAGAATTGAAAATGCAAAGCCTGATATGGTTTTTGCAGCAATTGGTTTTCCTAGACAAGAGGAGCTAATTTCTTTATTACGGCAAGCAGAAGTGCCAGCAGTTATGATGGGAGTAGGCGGAAGTTTTGATGTCTTTTCTGGTGCGGTTAAACGAGCTCCAGAGGTATTTCAAAAGACTCATCTTGAATGGTTTTATCGCCTGATTACCAATCCAACGCGTTTTAAACGGATGCTGGCCTTACCAGAATTTGTAGTTGAAGTAGAAAAGTCTAAAAAGCAAAAATAA
- the tagD gene encoding glycerol-3-phosphate cytidylyltransferase: MKKIITYGTFDLLHYGHIRLLKRARALGDYLIVGLSTDEFNEFSKHKQAYNNYAERKYILEAIRYVDQVIPEENWDQKISDVQKYDIDTFVMGNDWEGKFDFLKPYCKVKYLERTPGISTTQIKEDLK; this comes from the coding sequence ATGAAAAAAATTATTACCTATGGTACCTTTGATCTTTTGCATTACGGTCATATCCGTCTTCTAAAAAGAGCGCGTGCATTAGGAGACTACCTAATAGTTGGACTATCAACAGACGAATTTAATGAGTTTAGCAAGCACAAGCAAGCATACAATAATTATGCCGAAAGAAAATATATTCTTGAAGCAATTCGATATGTTGACCAAGTTATTCCTGAAGAAAATTGGGATCAAAAAATCAGCGATGTCCAAAAGTATGATATTGATACTTTCGTAATGGGGAATGATTGGGAAGGAAAATTTGACTTTCTAAAGCCCTACTGTAAAGTAAAATATCTTGAAAGAACACCTGGAATTTCTACTACCCAAATCAAAGAAGACTTAAAGTAA
- a CDS encoding GntR family transcriptional regulator, whose translation MQEPMYIKIHNQIKRDIENKKYKVGERIPAERQLALKFNVSRMTLRQAIKTLEDEGILERRLGSGTYVSSQKVQEKMSGIMSFTDITRANGQVPSSKLLSYRVTKPSLSEKEKLKIKDTDNVLRMERVRFADNVPICYEVATIPYKLVSRFSKDEISSSLYQTLEKNGGYKIGSVVENIGASVANENEARLLSVKKGEPLVTRRQVTELNDHYPFEYVRASYVAERFEFTFEK comes from the coding sequence ATGCAAGAACCAATGTATATTAAGATTCACAACCAAATAAAGCGTGATATTGAAAATAAAAAATATAAAGTTGGAGAACGAATCCCTGCTGAACGGCAATTAGCGTTGAAGTTTAACGTTTCTAGAATGACATTACGTCAAGCAATTAAAACCTTGGAAGATGAAGGTATTTTAGAAAGACGCTTAGGGAGCGGAACCTATGTGTCTAGTCAAAAAGTGCAAGAAAAAATGTCTGGAATTATGAGTTTTACTGATATAACTCGTGCTAATGGTCAAGTTCCTTCTAGTAAATTACTATCTTACCGCGTCACTAAGCCTTCTTTATCTGAAAAAGAAAAGTTAAAGATTAAGGATACGGATAATGTTTTAAGAATGGAACGTGTTCGTTTTGCGGATAATGTGCCAATTTGTTATGAAGTAGCTACAATTCCTTACAAGTTAGTTTCACGTTTTTCTAAAGATGAGATTTCAAGTAGTTTATACCAAACTCTTGAAAAAAACGGTGGTTATAAGATTGGTAGCGTAGTTGAAAATATTGGTGCATCTGTTGCTAATGAAAATGAAGCACGCTTATTATCAGTGAAAAAGGGTGAACCATTAGTAACGAGACGGCAAGTTACAGAACTTAACGATCATTATCCTTTTGAATATGTTCGTGCATCTTATGTAGCTGAAAGATTTGAGTTTACTTTTGAAAAATAA
- a CDS encoding rhodanese-like domain-containing protein produces the protein MINITTNQLAEILAKDSTINLYDLRTPIEFASGHIPDSHNLPFEELKYFNDPKNETYYFICRSGDLSHYACQTLKAKGYKNLININGGILNWKGKVQSLT, from the coding sequence ATGATTAACATTACTACAAATCAATTAGCAGAAATTCTAGCAAAAGATTCTACAATTAATTTATATGATTTACGAACACCAATTGAATTTGCATCAGGGCATATTCCTGATAGTCATAATCTTCCCTTTGAAGAATTAAAATACTTCAATGATCCCAAAAACGAGACCTACTATTTCATTTGTCGGTCTGGAGACCTTTCTCATTATGCTTGTCAAACCTTAAAAGCTAAGGGTTATAAAAACCTAATTAATATTAATGGTGGCATCCTTAATTGGAAAGGTAAAGTTCAGAGTTTAACTTAA
- a CDS encoding L-lactate dehydrogenase: MRNVAVIGMGHVGATVAFTLFTHGIVDNLYLLDKNQAKAEAEYNDLRDTLARNDYHVNVFLGDYSDLKNIDIIITSFGDIAATVKTGDRFGEFEINAKNAKEVGAKIKESGFNGVLINISNPCDAISTILQETTGLSRNQVFGTGTFLDTARMQRIVGEELNEDPRNVAGFVLGEHGASQFTAWSTVSINGKSAKELFTKEQEEKLSAQPNKNSMKVAFGKGYTSYAIATCGVRLIQAVFSDARLFAPASVYLDEVGTYIGYPAIIGKNGVEKVIPLELTSEEDEKLKESAGIIKKHIAQLK; encoded by the coding sequence ATGAGAAATGTAGCCGTAATTGGAATGGGACACGTTGGTGCAACAGTCGCATTCACTTTGTTTACTCATGGAATTGTTGATAATTTATATTTATTAGATAAAAATCAAGCTAAGGCAGAAGCTGAATACAATGATTTACGTGATACTTTAGCTAGAAATGATTATCATGTTAATGTTTTTTTAGGCGATTACAGCGATTTAAAGAATATAGATATTATCATAACTTCTTTTGGTGATATTGCCGCAACAGTTAAAACTGGGGATAGATTTGGTGAATTTGAAATTAATGCTAAAAATGCTAAAGAAGTCGGAGCAAAAATTAAAGAATCAGGCTTCAATGGCGTTTTAATTAATATTTCAAACCCATGTGATGCTATTTCAACTATTTTGCAAGAAACGACTGGCCTATCAAGAAATCAAGTGTTTGGCACAGGGACTTTCTTAGATACAGCTAGAATGCAAAGAATTGTTGGTGAAGAACTAAACGAAGACCCAAGAAATGTTGCTGGCTTTGTTTTAGGTGAACATGGGGCATCTCAATTTACTGCTTGGTCAACGGTATCAATTAATGGCAAGTCCGCTAAAGAATTGTTTACAAAGGAACAAGAAGAAAAATTGAGCGCACAGCCTAATAAGAACTCAATGAAAGTTGCCTTTGGTAAAGGTTATACTTCCTATGCAATCGCTACATGCGGAGTGCGTTTAATTCAGGCTGTCTTTAGCGATGCACGCTTATTTGCCCCAGCTTCGGTTTACTTAGATGAAGTTGGAACGTATATTGGTTATCCAGCAATTATTGGTAAAAATGGAGTAGAAAAAGTTATTCCTTTAGAGTTGACTAGTGAAGAAGATGAAAAACTAAAAGAATCAGCTGGAATTATTAAAAAGCATATTGCTCAATTAAAATAG
- a CDS encoding MurR/RpiR family transcriptional regulator, whose amino-acid sequence MENIIDKIYAQMSSMSTSDQKVGRTILKNPAVVINITISQLAKRANVSDASITRFCRNLSLSGFHELKILLAQCIGQKESESLKKLPKDDMQAALGEIEKNKVGEIHATLSQIPTEKLEKILSIIEASRVIQISAEGDTYPVAADAVYKFNQIGLLSFASGGNVETADAQTMNLGRKDCLIVISNSGESAALLKEIKLAHKNKLKVISITNNPASPIALASDYHLKTGVRQTILQNQYYFSRVAAFTIIEALFLLLIKRNEKRIENIKQHEKIVSSQKI is encoded by the coding sequence GTGGAAAATATTATTGATAAAATTTATGCACAAATGAGTAGTATGTCAACTTCTGATCAAAAGGTAGGCAGAACAATTCTCAAGAATCCAGCAGTAGTTATCAACATTACAATTTCTCAATTAGCTAAAAGAGCGAATGTAAGTGATGCGTCTATTACAAGATTTTGCCGTAATTTATCCTTATCTGGTTTTCACGAGCTAAAGATTTTATTAGCACAATGTATTGGGCAAAAAGAGAGTGAATCATTAAAAAAACTCCCCAAAGATGATATGCAAGCTGCGTTAGGAGAGATAGAAAAGAATAAAGTTGGTGAAATTCACGCTACTTTAAGTCAAATTCCAACCGAAAAATTAGAAAAAATTCTTTCTATTATTGAAGCAAGCAGAGTTATCCAGATTAGTGCAGAAGGTGATACTTATCCAGTAGCTGCCGATGCTGTCTACAAATTTAATCAAATCGGTTTATTATCATTTGCTTCTGGTGGAAATGTTGAAACAGCTGATGCTCAAACAATGAACTTAGGCAGGAAAGATTGTCTAATCGTTATTTCAAATTCTGGGGAATCAGCAGCTTTATTAAAGGAAATAAAGTTAGCCCATAAAAACAAGCTAAAAGTCATTAGTATCACTAATAATCCTGCTTCTCCAATTGCTTTAGCAAGTGACTATCACTTAAAGACTGGTGTTAGACAAACAATTTTGCAAAATCAATATTATTTTTCTCGTGTAGCAGCTTTTACAATTATTGAAGCTTTATTTTTATTGCTTATAAAAAGAAATGAGAAGCGAATTGAGAACATTAAGCAGCATGAAAAAATTGTTTCTAGTCAAAAAATCTAA
- a CDS encoding ribose 5-phosphate isomerase: protein MAAENAKEYVLLLPKERFKEMLNPTVSLCIEIIPNCLNNLMTKIPQEYTAKVRLDQSVASFAHSPLGNF, encoded by the coding sequence ATAGCCGCTGAAAATGCAAAAGAATATGTTTTATTATTACCAAAAGAGCGTTTTAAAGAGATGCTTAATCCTACTGTTTCCTTATGTATTGAAATCATTCCAAATTGTTTAAATAATTTAATGACTAAAATACCTCAAGAATATACCGCTAAGGTTCGTCTAGACCAGTCAGTAGCATCATTTGCTCATTCGCCATTGGGCAACTTTTAA
- a CDS encoding Gfo/Idh/MocA family protein, giving the protein MTKYNWGIIGTGWIAHEMADALQTVKGEVYAAANPNEISLKKFAAEKNIKHLFTNPDEMIQDPNIDIIYIATPHTFHYDYIKKALKAGKHVFCEKAITVNADQFDEVEKLAKDKHLILSEGFTLYHMPIYQKVKKLIRDGKLGQIKLVQVNFGSLKDYDPNNRFFNKDLAGGALLDIGGYATAFARMFLSKQPESILTTVKFFETGVDEQSGIILKNTKDEMAVMALSMRAKQPKRGVISGTKGYIEISNYPRATEAQITYTASAHEERHETINAGSTSEALEYEIKDMERYISQGHDDGELAISRDVAHILTSVRTSWGMKYPFDENNRI; this is encoded by the coding sequence ATGACAAAATATAATTGGGGAATTATTGGTACCGGTTGGATTGCACATGAAATGGCAGATGCTCTTCAAACAGTTAAAGGCGAAGTATATGCAGCTGCTAACCCGAATGAAATTAGTTTAAAAAAGTTTGCAGCTGAAAAGAACATCAAACATTTATTCACTAATCCAGATGAAATGATTCAAGATCCAAATATCGATATCATTTATATTGCTACACCACATACTTTTCATTATGACTATATCAAAAAAGCCTTAAAGGCTGGCAAACATGTTTTCTGTGAAAAGGCTATTACGGTCAATGCAGACCAATTTGATGAAGTTGAAAAATTAGCCAAAGATAAGCATTTGATTCTATCTGAAGGATTTACGCTTTATCATATGCCTATTTATCAAAAAGTTAAAAAATTGATTAGAGATGGTAAGCTTGGTCAAATTAAGCTGGTCCAAGTTAACTTTGGTAGTTTAAAAGATTATGATCCTAATAATCGCTTTTTTAATAAAGATTTAGCAGGTGGAGCTTTGCTTGATATTGGTGGATACGCTACTGCATTTGCCAGAATGTTTTTATCAAAGCAACCTGAAAGTATTCTTACCACAGTAAAATTTTTTGAAACTGGTGTTGATGAACAATCAGGAATCATTCTTAAGAATACTAAAGATGAGATGGCAGTCATGGCTCTTTCAATGCGAGCTAAACAACCAAAGCGTGGTGTAATTTCTGGAACTAAAGGTTATATTGAGATCTCAAATTATCCGCGTGCAACAGAAGCACAAATTACTTATACAGCTAGTGCCCATGAAGAACGTCATGAAACAATAAATGCTGGAAGTACTTCTGAAGCTCTTGAATATGAAATCAAAGACATGGAACGTTATATATCCCAAGGACACGATGATGGTGAACTAGCTATTTCACGAGATGTAGCCCATATTTTGACTAGTGTCCGTACTTCATGGGGAATGAAATATCCTTTTGACGAAAATAATCGTATATAA
- a CDS encoding DUF898 family protein, which translates to METRHGRNSFFDGGLLSFIGWHLLGTIITVCTFGICYPWAVCMIYGWEINHTVIEGHRMKFIGSAFGLFGNWIKWLLLTIITLGIYGFWVGIKIRDWKAKNTIFIS; encoded by the coding sequence ATGGAAACAAGACATGGTCGTAATTCATTTTTTGATGGTGGGCTGCTATCTTTCATTGGCTGGCACCTATTAGGAACAATTATTACAGTTTGTACTTTCGGTATTTGTTATCCTTGGGCGGTGTGCATGATTTATGGATGGGAGATCAATCATACTGTAATCGAAGGACATCGGATGAAATTTATCGGAAGTGCATTTGGTTTATTTGGCAATTGGATAAAGTGGCTTCTGTTAACGATTATTACTCTTGGTATTTATGGCTTTTGGGTTGGAATAAAGATTAGAGACTGGAAAGCTAAAAATACAATTTTCATTAGTTAA
- a CDS encoding putative ABC transporter permease, translated as MPFTFSEVVVLFFTYSVIGWIWETIYCSIKDHHYDYRGFLFGPYCPVYGFAVTTILICTYRIQNNLFLLYIVGVIVATIFEYCASVFLQYVFHMKLWDYSHLWGNIQGRVAPIISLFWGLGVVFLVKIVQPFIQKIINWEEAKTHGYLALMILLVMGTDFILTIISVEKLHLSTKHWDERLNAQLKVDENKLNDRFDKLLESFSWNQKRLLTSFPHLKFTDARHFNEAKRRLISRRENRS; from the coding sequence ATGCCATTTACTTTTTCTGAAGTTGTTGTGCTATTTTTTACATATTCTGTAATTGGCTGGATTTGGGAAACTATATATTGTTCAATTAAAGATCATCATTATGATTATCGAGGTTTTCTATTTGGACCATACTGTCCCGTATATGGCTTTGCTGTAACAACAATTTTAATCTGTACGTATCGAATTCAAAATAACCTTTTTCTTCTATATATAGTAGGAGTAATTGTAGCTACTATTTTTGAATATTGTGCTAGCGTGTTCTTACAGTATGTGTTTCATATGAAGTTATGGGACTATTCGCACCTATGGGGAAATATTCAAGGAAGGGTCGCACCAATCATCTCTTTATTTTGGGGATTAGGGGTTGTTTTCTTAGTAAAAATAGTTCAACCCTTCATTCAGAAAATTATTAATTGGGAAGAAGCAAAAACACATGGTTATTTAGCCTTAATGATACTTTTAGTCATGGGAACTGATTTTATTCTCACTATTATCAGTGTAGAGAAACTTCATCTTAGTACTAAACATTGGGATGAACGGTTAAATGCACAGCTAAAGGTAGATGAGAACAAGCTTAATGATCGTTTTGATAAACTACTAGAATCATTTTCATGGAATCAAAAAAGGTTGTTAACTAGCTTTCCTCATCTTAAATTTACAGATGCAAGGCACTTTAATGAAGCTAAACGTAGACTAATAAGCAGAAGAGAAAATAGGAGCTAG
- the psiE gene encoding phosphate-starvation-inducible protein PsiE encodes MKKLNKTASKYANFLRFFIILALGFLGTLITILMFSQLFIIGQMMFMKNLTNIPTKILDEIVTFFLFFEFSVMVVAALKHMGHTSLNFLMSLGITALLRNLITAHGEPMQILIHAVAILLLIIGIVILNKHIKL; translated from the coding sequence ATGAAGAAACTCAATAAAACAGCTAGTAAATATGCTAACTTTCTTCGCTTTTTTATCATTCTTGCACTAGGATTTCTAGGTACACTTATTACTATCCTAATGTTCAGTCAATTATTTATAATTGGTCAAATGATGTTTATGAAAAATTTGACTAACATACCGACCAAAATTTTAGACGAAATCGTTACTTTCTTCTTATTCTTTGAATTTTCTGTAATGGTTGTTGCCGCCTTAAAACATATGGGACATACTAGTTTAAATTTTTTAATGAGTTTAGGGATCACTGCTCTATTAAGGAACTTAATTACTGCTCATGGAGAACCAATGCAAATTTTAATTCATGCAGTTGCAATTTTATTGTTAATAATTGGAATTGTTATTTTGAATAAACACATAAAATTATAG
- a CDS encoding GNAT family N-acetyltransferase, translating into MSLIYTRFAANTDLPDIMHIINEAKSFLKQSGSSQWQGNYPTEETIETDIKNKYGLVLIVNNQIAGYAASIVGEEPTYQKIDGAWKNKIDPYATFHRLAISSKYRGMHLASFMFSDLISIMASQKIRNFRIDTSRKNEIMQHLAVKHNFIERGIIQVDEDPKDPSRLAYELNI; encoded by the coding sequence ATGTCTTTAATTTATACTCGCTTTGCTGCTAATACAGATTTACCTGATATTATGCATATTATTAATGAAGCTAAATCTTTCTTAAAACAGAGTGGAAGTAGTCAGTGGCAAGGAAATTATCCTACTGAAGAAACTATTGAAACTGACATAAAGAATAAATATGGGTTAGTTTTAATAGTAAATAATCAAATTGCAGGTTATGCAGCAAGCATAGTTGGTGAAGAGCCAACATATCAAAAAATTGATGGTGCTTGGAAAAATAAGATTGATCCTTATGCTACTTTTCATCGCTTAGCGATTAGTAGTAAATATCGAGGAATGCACCTGGCTAGTTTTATGTTTTCAGATTTAATTTCAATTATGGCTAGCCAGAAAATCAGAAATTTTAGAATTGATACTTCACGAAAAAACGAAATTATGCAACATTTAGCTGTAAAACATAATTTTATTGAACGTGGAATTATTCAAGTTGATGAAGATCCCAAAGATCCAAGTCGGTTAGCATATGAATTGAATATTTAA